Part of the Paenibacillus sp. JNUCC32 genome is shown below.
CCGCGGAACCGTAAATTTTACGCCCAGGTCTATATGCAGCTCTGGAGGTACTGGATTCATCCGTTGGCGAAAAAAAACGACGGCTTGATCAAGGAGGAATTGGAGCAGCTGCAGGCAGCCGAATCGGAACTCGGCAGCAGCCTTTCGCGCGCCTCATGGTATATGGCGCAGAGCTTCATGTCCTTCTATCTCGGAGAAGACGAATCGTCCTGGGACCTGATCAGGGCAGCGGACAAGGTCAGCAGCCTGCCCCCGGCTTCCGTCCTGGGCTTCTTCGACATGCTGCATTCGGGACAAGACTGGGACCGCTTGGCGCGCTGGCTCCCGGAGATCGGCCCGCTGCTTGGCAGTCACCGCAACGAGCACCTCAGCAGCTATCAATTCTACTGGGATGCCGTCATAGAGCACCTGCCCGGGGAAGCGGAACGGATGTGGAGCAGTCTTGCCGACATGCTCCCTTATTCGAAGGACATCTATCAGAATGCCTTGATCACGCACGGCAGATGGCGGGAATGGATCGACTATCAATTAAGCACAGGCCGGGAGCCGCTGGAGCTCCGAGTCAGCGAGCTCGCGCCGATTGAGAAGAACGCGCCCGAGCTGCTGCTGCCTTTTTATCATCAGGCCGTCGAGCGATACATCCTTCATAAGAACCGGGCCGGCTATAAAGCAGCCGTCAAGCTGCTCAAACGGCTGGCTAAGTTATATAAAAAGCTCAAACAGCAGGGGCGCTGGGATCTGTTCATTATTTCCTTGTCCGTACGCAACAGCCGGCTTCGCGCATTCCAGGAAGAGCTTCGGAGAGGAAAGCTGATATCATGAGCAGATACACGGAAACCATCACGGTCCATATGGCATTAAGCGAATACGGAGATGCCGTGATCTACGGCTCTACCGTCATGCGGGGTTACGTATCCGGACAATACCTGAAGCACCGTTTATTCGCTTGGCATGAAGCCTCCTTCTACGGAACGGAGCTTATCGTCCAATCCGTTCAGGATATGGAAGTCATCATCTTGCCTTCCGAGCAAGTCATACCGTTCTTTGCGGACGGCCGGCTGCTCGAACATATCGAATGGGTTTGGGACGAGGATTGCCTTCCCTTCATTGAACTTGCGCCTTCGCTGGCAGCCTGCATTCAGGATAAGCAATACGCACCCAGCTTGCGCGCCTTCAAGTCGGGCAAGCTGCAATGGATCTGGGATGCGGAGGCTTTCTCAGCCGAAGAGCAGGCCCGCCTCTCCGTCTTGAATGAAGACGAGATATGGAATGAAGGCTTGCGCGCCGCGTTCTCCGCCGCCGTTCAAGAACAGTGGTACGGCAGCGAAGAAGCCGCGGCTGACCTGCGCAGGGAGTATCCCCTGCTGTTCTCGCCGAGTCGTACCGCTGCCGAAGGGATGGATGACAAGTCCTGGCTGATCGCCATCGGATGGCGGCCGGATACCGCTCCGTTCCGGCCCCTGCTGCAATTGCTGGAGCCGGACGAAGAAGAAGCCGAGTGGCGTCTTCGGCTCGTATTGCAGGACAAGCTGGACGCAGCGGCGCTTGCAGCCGTTCGTCTGGCCGAAGACGGGCAGGCATACGGATCGTGGCCGGAGGCATGGACCGCCCATATCAAGGAGCGGGCCTCCGGCTGGCTCCAAGGTTTGCGGGCAGCCCTGCCGGCCCGGGTGCTTCACGCTCCGGCTGAAGACATGCTAGGCGCCCCGCTGTCCGACGAGGCCGCGTGGCAGTTCCTGACCGTCGACAGCCAGCGGCTGCTCCAGTCCGGCTGGCTGGTGCTGCTTCCGGCTTGGTGGGAAGCCGCCAGCAGGAAGAAGCCCAAGCTGCGGGCGAAAGTCCGCTCCGGCGAAGGCGAGAGCGCGGAACGAAGCAGCGGCGGGTCCCTGTTCGGCTTGGATGCGCTGGTCAATTTCGATTGGCGCATCGCCATCGGCGAAGCTACCCTTTCCGAAGCGGAATTCGCCGAGCTTGTTGCCCGGAACGAACGACTGGTTCGGTTCCGGGGCCAGTGGATTCCGCTGGATCCCGCTCTGGTCGCCCAAATCCGCCAGATGATGGCGGGCGTAGACCGTGAGGAAGGCCTGTCGTTTCAGGATATTCTGCACTTGCATCTGCTCGGGAACAGCGATGAGACGGAGCAGGTTCATCAGGATGCGGAAGAAACGCGGGATCCGGAACGGATCAAACTGGAAGTGGAGCTGAACGAGCATCTCGTGAAGCTCATCGGCCAACTCGGCCGGCAAAGCGAATGGCCGAGCCTCCCTGTCCCCGCCGGTCTGAAAGCCGAGCTCCGGTCGTACCAGCATGACGGCTTTGCCTGGCTTGCCTTTTTGCGGCGATACGGGCTCGGTGCATGCCTTGCCGATGACATGGGCCTTGGCAAAACCGTGCAATTTATCGCTTACCTGCTGCACGTGAAGGAGACGACGATGGCGCGGGAAGAGAGACGCCTCCCTTCCCTGCTGATCTGTCCGACCTCGGTGCTTGGCAATTGGCAGAAGGAGCTTGAACGGTTCGCTCCATCGCTCCGGGTCATGCTGCATTACGGCGGGAAGCGCAGCAGCAGCGAGGATTTCTATCATGAAGCTTACCAAGCGGACATTATTCTTACTTCCTATGCGACGGCAACGCTCGATCAAGAGATGTTAAGAGACATGAAATGGGAAACGATCGGCATCGACGAGGCCCAGAACATCAAGAATGCCGACACCAAGCAATCCGCCGCCGTGCGAAGCTTCCCGGCAAGGCACCGCGTTGCGCTGACCGGCACACCGATTGAGAACCGGCTGTCCGAGCTGTGGTCCATCTATGACTTCATCAACCCTGGATATCTCGGCAGCCTGCGGGCATTCAATCTCCGTTTTATACAGGCCATCGAAAAAGACAAGAACGAGCAGCGCACGGCCGATCTTCAGAAGCTGATCAAGCCCTTCATGCTCCGCCGCAAGAAAAAAGATCCGGCGATTCAGCTCGACCTGCCGGACAAGAACGAGATGAAAACCTATATCCATCTCACGGCCGAGCAAGGCGCGCTTTACGATCAGACCGTGAACAGCCTCCTGGAACGCATGCAAAAGCTCGAGGGCATCGAGCGCAAAGGCGCCATTCTGGCAGCTCTGACGCAGTTCAAGCAGCTCTGCGACCATCCGGCTTTGCTGACGAAGGAGCCGCTCCCGGAACTGCCGGGGGGAGGCGGCTTGCTTGACACCGAGGCCGTGGTCAACCGTTCGGCCAAGCTGGAGCGGCTGCTGTCCATGGTGAAGGAACTGCGGGACGAGGGCGAACGCTGCCTCATCTTCACCCAGTATATCGGCATGGGCGAGATGATGCGGCAGGTGCTGCATCAGGAGCTGGGTGAGCCGGTGCTGTACTTGAACGGCAGCACGCCGAAGCGGACGCGCGATCGCATGATCGAGCAGTTCCAGTCCCAGACCCTGCCGCCCGAAGAGCAGCCGAATGTCATGATTCTCTCGATCAAGGCCGGCGGCGTCGGCCTGAATCTGACCGCGGCGAATCACGTGTTCCACTTTGACCGCTGGTGGAACCCTGCCGTAGAGAATCAGGCAACCGACCGGGCCTATCGGATGGGACAGACCAAGGACGTCCAAGTGTACAAATTCATCTCCATGGGAACGCTCGAAGAGCGGATCGATGAGATGCTGGAGAGCAAGCAGCAGCTAAGCGATCAGGTTATTGCAAGCAGCGAGGGCTGGATTACCGAGCTGTCTACCGATGAGCTGAAGGATTTGTTCACGCTGCGGCGCGATTGGGCGTAATCGCTGCGTCAAGGAGCGAGCTGTTAGGCGATTGTGGACAGTCGCCCCCTTGGAGCACAGTGCGGAATGCCTGTGGAACGCCTAGACGGCTTCCAGTTGTTGCTCTATAACAACATCATTGCGCGTAGCAAAAAGCCCCGTGTGCAGACACGGGGCTTTTGTTATATGCGGGGTTGACGAGCTACGAGAAGATTTACATTGTTACGCGTTTGAAGCTTCTATGACAGGGCGATGTTTTCTATTAACGGACACAGAATACGCTATTAAGCCAAAACCCATGATACTGGAACACGAACCGGACTGTGAGTCCGTTATTTGCTCCAAAATACGATGAATATGCCGGTGATGAGCCCAATAAAGGATCTTGTGTCCGATAAAGTTGTAATTAGGGCGTAATCTCGTCAAATAACGGAACTGGAGTCCGATTAGTCGGGAACAACAAGTAGTTTGGCTACTTCAAGAACAGTAAGTGCCGGCGCGGAGTCAGGAATTACTGGTGCAGCAAGCGCAAAATGCACGGAATCCATTCTTTCTGGCATAACAAGTACCATCAGTATCGCAATCCGTCACATCAAGCACCAAGCGCAAACGGCATGGAGCCCTATTACTTCGGCGCAACAAGTGTATCCAGCATCCGTTACCTCTGGCGCAGCGAGTGCACTCGCTCCCTTCACTTCTCCTCCATCAGCTGCCGCAGCTTCGCTTCCGTGGTCGTGTCGGGAGCCGGCGTATAGATGCTGCACCGCAGGTCATCATTTCCGTACACTTTGAGCGACGTGAGCTCATATACCATTTTCCCGGCCTTGGCATGCCGGAATTCCAGATGCACCTCCGGGGCGTAGCTGACCTGGCTCTGCTCCCACATGCGGTTGAAATCCGGATGCCCGTTCTTCATTTCCTCCAAAAAATGATCATACCATTCATCCTCGACATATTGACCGTAATAGCTTCGGAACATCGACAGGAAGCCGCTGGCAAACTGCTCCCAGTTCACCGCCAGCCGCTGGAATTCCCTGCGGGTAAAGAGCAGCCGGATCATGTTCCGCTCCTCGGGCGGGATCCGGTCAAAATCAAGGAACACGTACGCGGCCGCGCGGTTCCACCCCACGATATTGCACTTCCGATCGGATATCATGACGGGACAATATTTTAGCTCGGTGATGATTTTTTGCAGGGACGGGCTGATCTGCACCGCTTCGTGTTTGACCGTATACGGCTCCGCCCCGCTCTCCAGAGCCAGGGAGTACAGATATCTGCGCTCGTCCGCGTTCAACTGCAGCGCACTTGCGACGCAGTCCAGCACGGATGACGACACCTGGATGTCGCGCCCCTGCTCGAGCCAGGTGTACCAAGTGGTACTGACGCCGGCCAACTGGGCGACCTCCTCCCTGCGCAAGCCCGGTGTTCTCCTCCGGGTACCGGGCGGCAGCCCGACGGACTCGGGAGAGATTTTGGCACGCTGCCCTTTCAAAAAAGCGGACAACGCTTGCAGCCTAACCTGGGAATTCATCTATCATCCTCCTTCCTTCAACAAGGATAGCAGTTTTTATACTAGGATAAACGGTATCTTGTAATAGGATACTACACGTGACATTATAACCTTAAGATTGACAAGTTATAAAGTCCTAAGGAGGCTGTTCATCCATGGAAAGAGTCGTTATCACCGGTATGGGCGTCATATCGCCGCTCGGCCATGATGTTGATACGTTCTGGTCCCGGCTTGTACGAGGAGAGTCCGGTATTGCACATATAGAAAATTTGGACACATCAAGACAAAAGGTACAAATAGCAGGAGCCGTGAAGGGGTTTGACGCAAACGCGCTGTTCGGTGCGAAGGAAGCCCGGCGGTTGGACCGCTTCTGCCAGTTTGCGCTGGCTGCGGCGGATCAAGCGATCAGCCAGTCGGGCCTTGATCTTGATCAGATCGATCATGAGCGCATGGGAGTCTACGTAGGCTCCGGCATCGGCGGCATCCAAACCCTGATGAATCAGAGCGGCACGCTGTCGTCGCGGGGTCCCGAGCGGGTCAGTCCTACCCTGGTACCCATGATGATTCCCAATATGGCGGCCGCGCTCATCAGCATTAAATACAAGGCGCTGGGCTCCACGCTGGCACCGGTTACGGCATGTTCGATCGGCAATACGGCGATCGGCGAGGCTTTCTTTAACATCCAAGCCGGCCGGTCCGACGTCATTATCGCGGGAGGATCCGAAGCCGCATTGACCGACATCTCGCTGGCCAGCTTCGCGAATGCCACTGCCCTGTCCTCCCGCAACGAGGAACCGGGCCGTGCCAGCCGGCCGTTCGATGCGGACCGCGATGGATTCGTCATGGCGGAAGGAGCCGGCATCCTCATCCTGGAGTCGCTTTCCCATGCCTTGCGCAGAGGCGCCGTCATACTGGGCGAGGTTATCGGTTACGGTGCCAGCTCGGATGCCTATCATATGGTCGCTACGCCGGAAGACGGCAGCGGCGCGGCAAGAGCGATGAAGCTGGCGCTGTCCGAAGCGAACCTCTCCCCGGCCGACGTGGATGTCATCAGCGCCCATGCCACCAGCACGGTCATCGGCGACCGTTCGGAGACGGCGGCCATCAAGCAGGTATTTGGCGAGGAGGCATACCGTATCCCGGTAACAGCCAACAAATCGATGACCGGGCATATGCTGGGCGCATCTGGCGGCGCAGAGGCCATTGCCCTTGTGAAGTCTCTGCAAGAAGGCGTTATACCGCCGACGATCAATCTCGAACATGCCGATCCAGCCTGCGATTTGGACTATGTGCCCAGCGAGGCCAGAAACGTCAAGCTTCGCATTGGCATGTCCAATTCCTTCGGCTTCGGCGGACATAACTCGGCGATTATCCTCAAGAGATATGAGAGCGAATAACGATGAGACTAAAAGCCCCCAGTGAAAACTGGGGGCTTTTTCTTGTTGCGATTGTTGAAGGATAAGTTGAATATGAAGACAGAAACGCCTTTAGAAATTTTTTTTCGCAGAATCAAACTTTTTGAAAGACTCGCACGTCTTGCTTCCGTAAGTCAATTGCAATTGATGGTTACCCGCGCGGGCCCAAAGGAGTGTCATATTTACATGAGAGGCGGCCGGAAGCTTGAGAAGCTTCTTATCCAATGCATAACCGAAAATCAGGACAGCGCCTACCGGCTGGCATACAGCTACGTCAGAAATAAAGAGGATGCCCTCGATATCGTTCAGGACGCGATCCACAAAGCATTTTTATCCATGGAAAAGCTGAAGCAGACGGGTTCACTAAAAAGCTGGTTTTTCCGAATTATTGTCACAACCTCCCTGGATCTCATTCGAAAACAGAAAAAAGTCCGCGTCATGGACGACGAGAACCTGGAGTTCATCTTACCCGGCAGTCATGACCATTATCCGAATCTGGATCTGGCCCAGTCCTTGGAGGATCTGCCTGACAAGTATCGGGTCGTCATTATTCTCCGGTTTTTCGAAGACATGAAGATTGACGAAATTGCCGAGGTGCTCCATGAGAATGTCAGCACGGTGAAAACGAGGCTATACCAAGGACTGCAGAGACTGCGGGTGAACCTAAGCGAGGAAGACCAAGAGGAGGCACAACGATAATGCATGACAAGCTGAATAGGATGAAAGAGCAGTACGAGAGCACTCCTATTCCCGACGAACTAAGCTCGGTGGTCAACAAAGCCATTGCAGCCAGACGAACAAAAAATAGAGCCCTGCCCTGGCTCGCCGGCGTGGCCGCTGCATGCGCACTGCTGTTTGCCGGCGTGAACGCAAGTCCCGCATTCGCCAAGGCCATGTCCGATGTGCCCGTTCTGGGCGAGATCGTCAAGGTGATGACCATCCGCGAATATGCCGAGCAGGACGGCAGCACGGAAGTGCATATCGAAACGCCCGGCATTGCCAACCTGGGCAATCCGGAGCTTGAGCAAACGCTGAATAACAAATACCTGGAAGAGAACAAGAAGCTGTATGAGGACTTCAAAGACGAAGTCGCCCAGCTAAATCATGAAGGCGGCGGGCATCTCAGCCTCGATAGCGGTTATGAAGTGATCACCGACAATGAACAGCTGCTGACGCTTTCCCGCTACGTCGTAGAATCCGCCGGTGGCTCCGCCGAGTCCAGACAATACGATACGATCGACAAGATCAACCATTTGGTGATCACGCTGCCAAGCCTGTTCAAGGATGATTCCTACATCCAAGTCATCAGCGACAATATCAAGGAGCAAATGCGCCGGCAGATGCAGGATAATCCCGAAATCACCTACTGGGTAGAGCAGCCTGGCGTCGAATCCGATATACCGGAGGATCTATTCCAATCGATCGCCAAGGATCACAATTTCTATATTGATAAGAATGGCAAACTGGTCATCAGCTTCAACGAATACGATGTGGCTCCCGGCTATATGGGCGTCGTGGAATTTACGATCCCTACGGAGGCCATCGCGGATCAGCTCGTCAGCAACGAATACATTCGATAGATCCGCCATTCATCACCAACCTACGAGTGCAGATCGTTCTTCCGATCCCCGTTGCCCCCGAATTTTCTGTTGAAATTTTAGGAGTCCGTGGGAATCCGGAGGACAAGGAGACCGCTTCGCTTCTCCAAAACGCTTCTGTCTTCTCACTTTAAAGATATCAAACCTAAACCT
Proteins encoded:
- a CDS encoding anti-sigma-V factor rsiV gives rise to the protein MHDKLNRMKEQYESTPIPDELSSVVNKAIAARRTKNRALPWLAGVAAACALLFAGVNASPAFAKAMSDVPVLGEIVKVMTIREYAEQDGSTEVHIETPGIANLGNPELEQTLNNKYLEENKKLYEDFKDEVAQLNHEGGGHLSLDSGYEVITDNEQLLTLSRYVVESAGGSAESRQYDTIDKINHLVITLPSLFKDDSYIQVISDNIKEQMRRQMQDNPEITYWVEQPGVESDIPEDLFQSIAKDHNFYIDKNGKLVISFNEYDVAPGYMGVVEFTIPTEAIADQLVSNEYIR
- a CDS encoding RNA polymerase sigma factor; the encoded protein is MRGGRKLEKLLIQCITENQDSAYRLAYSYVRNKEDALDIVQDAIHKAFLSMEKLKQTGSLKSWFFRIIVTTSLDLIRKQKKVRVMDDENLEFILPGSHDHYPNLDLAQSLEDLPDKYRVVIILRFFEDMKIDEIAEVLHENVSTVKTRLYQGLQRLRVNLSEEDQEEAQR
- the fabF gene encoding beta-ketoacyl-ACP synthase II translates to MERVVITGMGVISPLGHDVDTFWSRLVRGESGIAHIENLDTSRQKVQIAGAVKGFDANALFGAKEARRLDRFCQFALAAADQAISQSGLDLDQIDHERMGVYVGSGIGGIQTLMNQSGTLSSRGPERVSPTLVPMMIPNMAAALISIKYKALGSTLAPVTACSIGNTAIGEAFFNIQAGRSDVIIAGGSEAALTDISLASFANATALSSRNEEPGRASRPFDADRDGFVMAEGAGILILESLSHALRRGAVILGEVIGYGASSDAYHMVATPEDGSGAARAMKLALSEANLSPADVDVISAHATSTVIGDRSETAAIKQVFGEEAYRIPVTANKSMTGHMLGASGGAEAIALVKSLQEGVIPPTINLEHADPACDLDYVPSEARNVKLRIGMSNSFGFGGHNSAIILKRYESE
- a CDS encoding helix-turn-helix transcriptional regulator, giving the protein MNSQVRLQALSAFLKGQRAKISPESVGLPPGTRRRTPGLRREEVAQLAGVSTTWYTWLEQGRDIQVSSSVLDCVASALQLNADERRYLYSLALESGAEPYTVKHEAVQISPSLQKIITELKYCPVMISDRKCNIVGWNRAAAYVFLDFDRIPPEERNMIRLLFTRREFQRLAVNWEQFASGFLSMFRSYYGQYVEDEWYDHFLEEMKNGHPDFNRMWEQSQVSYAPEVHLEFRHAKAGKMVYELTSLKVYGNDDLRCSIYTPAPDTTTEAKLRQLMEEK
- a CDS encoding DEAD/DEAH box helicase, which codes for MSRYTETITVHMALSEYGDAVIYGSTVMRGYVSGQYLKHRLFAWHEASFYGTELIVQSVQDMEVIILPSEQVIPFFADGRLLEHIEWVWDEDCLPFIELAPSLAACIQDKQYAPSLRAFKSGKLQWIWDAEAFSAEEQARLSVLNEDEIWNEGLRAAFSAAVQEQWYGSEEAAADLRREYPLLFSPSRTAAEGMDDKSWLIAIGWRPDTAPFRPLLQLLEPDEEEAEWRLRLVLQDKLDAAALAAVRLAEDGQAYGSWPEAWTAHIKERASGWLQGLRAALPARVLHAPAEDMLGAPLSDEAAWQFLTVDSQRLLQSGWLVLLPAWWEAASRKKPKLRAKVRSGEGESAERSSGGSLFGLDALVNFDWRIAIGEATLSEAEFAELVARNERLVRFRGQWIPLDPALVAQIRQMMAGVDREEGLSFQDILHLHLLGNSDETEQVHQDAEETRDPERIKLEVELNEHLVKLIGQLGRQSEWPSLPVPAGLKAELRSYQHDGFAWLAFLRRYGLGACLADDMGLGKTVQFIAYLLHVKETTMAREERRLPSLLICPTSVLGNWQKELERFAPSLRVMLHYGGKRSSSEDFYHEAYQADIILTSYATATLDQEMLRDMKWETIGIDEAQNIKNADTKQSAAVRSFPARHRVALTGTPIENRLSELWSIYDFINPGYLGSLRAFNLRFIQAIEKDKNEQRTADLQKLIKPFMLRRKKKDPAIQLDLPDKNEMKTYIHLTAEQGALYDQTVNSLLERMQKLEGIERKGAILAALTQFKQLCDHPALLTKEPLPELPGGGGLLDTEAVVNRSAKLERLLSMVKELRDEGERCLIFTQYIGMGEMMRQVLHQELGEPVLYLNGSTPKRTRDRMIEQFQSQTLPPEEQPNVMILSIKAGGVGLNLTAANHVFHFDRWWNPAVENQATDRAYRMGQTKDVQVYKFISMGTLEERIDEMLESKQQLSDQVIASSEGWITELSTDELKDLFTLRRDWA